GTGAAGACTGGCACAGCCATGCAGGTAAAGCTAATGAAACACTGCAGCCGGTAATTAAAGGGAAACTAATCCATCCCTGAATTAGTACAGTAGTTATGCACTGCAATCAATCCCACGCCTGATTTATAAGAGCCGGGAAATCCCACAATGCAACAGCCTAGCGTCCACATTTAGTAAACATTCATCAGATGCCAAGTTTAGGCTCTATCCCAAACCCCGACCCTACCGTACGATTTTTATGTAGTTCATGGAATgatcataagtatgtggacgccacttATTGTGTAGATTTGGATGTTTCAACCGtactcattgctaacaggtgcgaCAAATCGAGCCACACCAGCTCTCTAGTCATCAGATTTCCAGGAGTAACAACAGCTCAACCATGATAAACAGGACATGGCCCTTCATCTGGACTCAGAGGTCTTATCAGCACAAGAACCGTtcatctggatctgagtcgccaGAGTgttgtaaagcacaccaccactggactctggagggATCAGAAACACCTTACAGTCCAGAAGTCTGAAATGGGTGTGACCTTAGTTAAAGGAGGGATGATTTATAGATGGGTTAGGCTTCTAAATTAGCCTTAATCCTAATCCCATCCAAATCCCACACTTCTGAGATGAATCGGAATGCTCCCAGCAGTCATGTTCCCTAATCTACTGAGTAAGTGGCTTTGGGAACACGATGTctgggatgtccacatacttttggccatgtagtggtTTTAATAtgacacactatatggccaaaagtacttggacgcctgaccatgagcttgtctgacgtccCACCTCTATGGGatagaacagcagccgctcctttgaaaaggcttctcatgagactttggagtatgtctgtgggaatttgtgctcattcagtccaaagatgacagcatttgtatgggtgagaaagcctcagttgatgttccagttcatttcttgtgtcatgctggaacaggaaagatccttccctaaactgttgctgcaaagtcagaagcaaaTGAttccctttatatgattgatctATTACACtggttagcaactgttgtggaaAGACATATTATTAGGGGTAcagaatacttttgtccgtacaGTGTATTTACGTGTAGTGCTGGGCATTGTGGGATTGATGCCAGGCTCTATGCCACCCGGTAGGCAGCGATGTGCTCGTAGCTCTTGCCCTGGTTCCGTGCGGCCCACATCAGCAGCGCGGCCGCCATCATGTACAGGGGAGAGGAGATGAGCGCCAGGTACAGCGACCAACCCAGAGAGCCGTCCACCTGATCGGGGATGACCGAGACGCGGTGCAGCAGGTCCATCCCGGCCATGAAACAACACACACAGGCCAGAGAACACACACCTGACACGGGAGGAGAGGAGGAGCATCAGTTAGGTCATTAGTGATAATATTTACAGAACTGATCTAGAGTCGGGCGTAAGGAATTACAACCACCGAAGTGTCGAGTTATAAAGAAACATCGGTGACAAaaactggagtttctttaaactgagcttttcttcagctcgctcatgctggaacaagacagggccttccctaaactgttgctgcaaagttagaagcatgtaATTccctttatatattaatatataacactattttaatactattgtaCTActattttactactactttaatataataatactataatatataatacttaCTTTAATACTATTGAAAtactattttattaaattaatactattttattataataatactataatatataatacttattttaatactattttattataataatactataatatataatacttattttaatactattttattataataatactataatatataatactaattttaatactattttaatataataatactataatatataatacttattttaatactattgtaatataataatactataatatataatacttaTTTTAGAACTACTTtaatataatactataatatatactttttactttaatactattttaatataataatactataatatataagacttattttaatattattttaatataataatactataatatataatactaattttaatactattttaatataataatactataatatataatactaattttaatactattttaatataataatactataatatataatacttattttaatactattttaatataataatactataatatataatactaattttaatactattttaatataataatactataatatataagacttattttaatactattttaatataataatactataatatataatactaattttaatactattttaatataatactataatatataatactaattttaatactattttaatataataatactataatatataatacttattttaatactattttaatataataatactataatatataatactaattttaatactattttaatataataatactataatatataatacttaTTTTAGAACTACTTtaatataatactataatatatactttttactttaatactattttaatataataatactataatatataAGACTTATTTTAGAACTACTTtaatataatactataatatatactttttattttaatactattttaatataataatactataatatataatacttattttaatattattttattatataaatactataatataatacttattttaatactattttattataataatattataatatatgatacttattttaatattataatactataataatataataattttagcactgtcgcctctcagTAGGAAGGTAagaaggggtgtgtgtgtgtgtatgtgtgtctgccctgcgatggactggtgccccgtccagggtgttactgtgtgccttgagcccattgaaaagctgggataggctccagcaccggtCTAGCAGGTAGTCTCAATAGCTTCAGAATTAAAGCTCTGTTACGTGAGCACAGCTCTAACTCCTGTCGTTAATTATTCATACTGAACAGGTCACTCACCCGCGAGAAGGTGGAGGAGTCCGATGCCCAGGGTGGGACTGAAACTACGACACATACAAGCACAGAATCCAACGAGCCCCCCCAAAAACACCAGAGCCAACGAGAGCAGCGGCAGGAGGAACTGACTCCTCCAGAGATCTACACAGAACAGAAATAAGAGATAAAAATGAACTACATACAGCACATAAACAAGCACTATAATAAACAAAACCGTACTCACAGGTGCGTATCATGTCCTCTCCACTGTTATGGTTTCCTGGCTCTTTGTACTTGGGCGTGAACTGGTGAGACAGGGTGAAACTCACACACTCCATCACCATCTGagggtctaacacacacacacacacacacacacacactattacacaaACCTTTCCTGGTTCCTTGTACCACTGTGTTTTGGTATCGGCGGGGACAGTAACACAAGCCCCCCCAcagactgttattattattgttgtcattattactattattagttattattattataactgttattattgttgttgctattaatataactgttattattactagtattgtTCTCACCTGGTTCCTTGTACCACTGAGTTTTTGGTATCAGCAGGTACAGTAACACAGGCCCCCCCAGACTGAgacccattattattattattattagtattattattgctgaTCTCACCTGGTTCCTTGTACCACTGAGATTTGGTATCAGCAGGTACACTAACACAGACCCCCCACAGACTGatacctattattattattagtattattgttattgttctcACCTGGTTCCTTGTACCACTGGATTTTAGTATCAGCAGGTACACTAACACAAACCCCCCAcagactgttattattattattattattgctgatcTCATCTGGTTCCTTGTACCACTGGGTTTTGGTATCAGCAGGTACAGTGACACAGACCCCCCAcagactgttattattattattattattagtattattattattgctgatcTCACCTGGTTCCTTGTACCACTGAGATTTGGTATCAGCAGGTACACTAACACAGACCCCCCACAGACTGatacctattattattattagtattattgttattgttctcACCTGGTTCCTTGTACCACTGGATTTTAGTATCAGCAGGTACACTAACACAAACCCCCCAcagactgttattattattattattattgctgatcTCATCTGGTTCCTTGTACCACTGGGTTTTGGTATCAGCAGGTACAGTGACACAGACCCCCCACAGACtgatatctattattattattattagtattattattattgctgatcTCACCTGGTTCCTTGTACCACTGGGTTTTGGTATCAGCAGGTACAGTGCCACAGACCCCCCACAGACTGAtacctattattattagtattgttattagtattattattattgttgttctcACCTGGTTCCTTGTACCACTGGGTTTTGGTATCAGCAGGTACACTaacacaggacccccacagactgttattattattattattgttattagtattattattattgttgttctcACCTGGTTCCTTGTACCACTGAGTTTTTGGTATCAGCAGGTACACTAACACAGACCCCCCACAGACTGAgacccattattattattattattattattattgctgatcTCACCTGGTTCCTTGTACCACTGAGATTTGGTATCAGCAGGTACACTAACACAGACCCCCCACAGACTGatacctattattattattattgttattgttctcACCTGGTTCCTTGTACCACTGGATTTTAGTATCAGCAGGTACACGAACACAAACCCCCCAcagactgttattattattattattattattgatgatcTCATCTGGTTCCTTGTACCACTGGGTTTTGGTATCAGCAGGTACAGTGACACAGACCCCCCACAgactgatattattattgttattagtattattattattgctgatcTCACCTGGTTCCTTGTACCACTGGGTTTTGGTATCAGCAGGTACAGTGACACAGACCCCCCACAGACtgatatctattattattattagtattattattattgctgatcTCACCTGGTTCCTTGTACCACTGGGTTTTGGTATCAGCAGGTACAGTGACACAGACCCCCCAcagactgttattattattattgttattagtattattattattgctgatcTCACCTGGTTCCTTGTACCACTGGGTTTTGGTATCAGCAGGTACAGTGACACAGACCCCCCAcagactgttattattattattgttattagtattattattattgctgatcTCACCTGGTTCCTTGTACCACTGGGTTTTGGTATCAGCAGGTACAGTGACACAGACCCCCCAcagactgttattattattattgttattagtattattattattgctgatcTCACCTGGTTCCTTGTACCACTGGGTTTTGGTATCAGCAGGTACACTAACACAGACCCCCCAcagactgttattattattattattattgctgatcTCACCTGGTTCCTTGTACCACTGGGTTTTGGTATCAGCAGGTACACTAACACAGACCCCCCAcagactgttattattattattattattgctgatcTCACCTGGTTCCTTGTACCACTGGGTTTTGGTATCAGCAGGTACACTAACACAGACCCCCCAcagactgttattattattattattattgctgatcTCACCTGGTTCCTTGTACCACTGGGTTTTGGTATCAGCAGGTACACTAACACAGACCCCCCAcagactgttattattattattattattgctgatcTCACCTGGTTCCTTGTACCACTGGGTTTTGGTATCAGCAGGTACACTAACACAGACCCCCCAcagactgttattattattattattattgctgatcTCACCTGGTTCCTTGTACCACTGGGTTTTGGTATCAGCAGGTACAGTGACACAGACCCCCCACAGACtgatatctattattattattattattattattattattgctgatcTCACCTGGTTCCTTGTACCACTGGGTTTTGGTATCAGCAGGTACAGTGACACAGACCCCCCAcagactgttattattattattgttattagtattattattattgttgttctcACCTGGTTCCTTGTACCACTGGGTTTTAGTATCAGCAGGTACAGTGACACAGACCCCCCACAGACtgatatctattattattattattattattattgctgatcTCACCTGGTTCCTTGTACCACTGGGTTGTGGTATCAGCAGGTACACTAACACAGACCCCCCACAGACCCACGGTACCGTTGAGCAGGAACAGCCCGTCGCTGGTGCTCTTCTCGTCGAACTCCTCTCCGTTCCTGAACTCCTCGTGCAGCGCGCGCAGCTCGGTGGCGTTGTGCTCGTGACGCACGGCCGGGCTCGTGTACAGGTACCAGTAGCGCGTGCACACGGCGGCGGACAGGTAAACCGAGGCGAGCAGGCTGAGCACCGCGGCGATCACCAGCGCCGTCACCGAGCGGTTCTCCACCATACTGAAGCGTTATGTGCTGGTACTGTGGAGCTTATAACCGGTCCTGGAGCATACTGCGGTTCCCCTGCACCCCTGTGTCTCAGAGCTGATGTGACCTGAttactgcgtgtgtgtgtgtgtgtgtgtgtgtttatcctcAGTCCATCTGTTCCACTCCTGCATCCATCCGACCCTCCAGCATTCACATCAACACACCAGAGTGTTTTTAACCAGCACTGCGGTCACACACCCGCACAGACCGACCGATAAACCGCAGCACCGAATAATCTAAAGAATCTAGAAAATCCACAAAATGTTGCTGTTTGAGCTGCTGAGCTTTTGGAAATAAATCCCTTCATATCCCGGTCAGCAGACTAGAGCATGGGATTGTGGGTACTGTTGTTTTGAAGGGTTTTCAAGCTTGTGAAGTATGTAGGATTCTATTCTTTTAAATGTGAATCTACAAaagcaacaataaataataatagcaataataacgacAATAACAACAGTACCAATAATAACCTAAAAATatctataataacaataataatattacaaaataataatagtaataataacaataatacaaaataagatAACTTGCCTGAATTTTACATTTACGACTACCCAGCATTCCTTACTTCTGTCCACTGAGTTGAATGGAATCTGGGTACTGTAGTTTATAGTGTTAGAGGGTTCAAGaggggctttattgtcatttcagctctacACAAGTGCATactgaaacgaaacaacgttcctccaggaccaggaccagggtgcaacatagaacaaacaagtgcaaaacaagacaatatacacagtgcagataaacaaccactacaataaatacaaaaaacctttttaatctaaaaagtaattaagtgAGACAagagtgttggccagtacaggGTACTGAGTAAATTATAAGTGAGATTAAcacatattctgatatacagttagcagcgtagagTTTACATAACAGCAGATATTAAAAAGTGAGGTGCAAAACAAAtgcaatattgtgaaaagatgcaagtaatacagtCACTAAGTAGCTGAATGTGTTGGagtccagggaacaagactgtgttggttgtgcgtgtgtaagtgtatgtgcatgtaagtttgagtgtgtgtgttagttcatatgagtgtatgtatgtatgtatgagagagagagagagagagagagagagagagagagagagagagagagtaattatgtgtcacagtgtagataTGTGTGCAATtaagtatgtgagtgtatgtgtgttagtttgtgtgtgtgtgtatgagtaagcATAACTGTGTGTCAGAATCTAAGTGCgttaatgtatgtatatgtgcaagtgtgtgtagaTTTATGTACGTGTGACTTTATTTAAACTAAAACGACTTAAAAACGAAGTTTCTTTAGATTTGAGACACTTACAGCAcgtgttatatttattttatttacttgtgtaactatttataaaataataattgcaataataacaataatacaatatcTTTGTTcttgccagtgatagctcagtggttaaggtgctggactagtaaactgGTAAACTAgtaaagccccaccaccaccaagttgccactgttgggtccctgagcaaggcccttaaccctcaattgctcatcgtgttccgctcactgtgtaagtcactttggataaaagtgtctgctaaatgctaaaaatgtaaaaaatttaaaatttatgACTACCCAGCATTCCTTGCTTCCGTCAGCTGAGCTGGAATTCTGGGTACTGTAGTTTGTTGTGTTAGAGGGTTGTAGTACTTGTAGTTGTAGTACACTACTTGTAGTTTAactttgttaattttatttacaattaataggacgaataaattaaatatttttgaaGGATTTGACTGAGCTGAATTCTCGTGTaactatttaaaaataacaatataagaaataataacaataatacaaaatctTTTTAACTAAAAAATCGTAAGACAACTTGCCTAAAGTTTACATTTACGACTACCCAGCATTCCTTGCTTCTGTCTGCTTCTGGGTACTGTAGTTTGTTGCATTAGAGGGGTGTAGTACTTTATTTAAACTAAAACAATGACTTTTAAACTAGAAGTTTATTTAGGTTTTAGATACTTATAGTAAATGTAGTATAAcgttatgtattttatttaaaataaataggacaaataaaataaatatttttgaagAATTTGACCTATTTGagctatttaaataataataataatagtaataataacaataatacatacaCTTTTTGAACTTAAAAGTAGTATTCTCTTAAGAAAACAACTTGCCTTGAAGTTTACATTTACGATTACCCAGCATTCGTTGCTTCTGTCGGCTGAGTTGAACGGAATTCTGGGTATTGTAGTTTGTTGTGTTAGAGAGTTGTAGTTCTTCATTTAAACTAAAACAATGACTTTAAAACTAATAGTTTTGAATATAGATTTGAATCGAGAGACTAACAGGACATGTAGTATAACTTTgtaaattttatttagaatAAATAGGACAAATGAAGTAAATAATCGATGTAAGATGTGACCGTGTTGAATTCTATAGACTCGTGTAACTTTTGTGTCTTTTTACACTTTTTAgtgagtttattttttaaatctataaatatattttagttCAAGTTTCTTTCTCTAGAGATAAAACagtaattaaaagtaaagtcaaaacGCGACTCcggtgggactcgaacccacaacctttgaaTCACCTCTCCAGTGTTTGACTAGAAGTCCAATGCGCTATCCATTGCGCCACGGAGCCACTTGTTGCATGAAGCTCCCGAAGCCTTTTAACTAAGGCAGGTTTAAACTCGAGTTTAACAGTTTAATTGCGCACAAAAGTAGATTTTAAGTCGCATTATGTGTTTATAAAGTGATTTAGTTTATTGTAATATGAATGTTGTAAACAGGAACAAACTGTTAGCACGATTATTCACCGTGCTAACAAACTGAGCTAGTTCAGACTGAAAACCAAAACGCTAATAATACTCGTATAATactcatattttattatttttcattaaaatatttaaatacttaCGAAATTTTCTCTACATTGTAAGTTTGTTGACACTCTCAAAAGTTTTACATCACCGAAACAAACCCGTGTCCAGTTCAGCTGATCCAGGATCAGTCTAGATGAATCTGATTCATACGGACCGATTCAGTCAAACGACTCCGTAATGATCGGGGAGCAGTTGTTACCGCTATCGTGTCTCGCATAGTTTTCACTGATTAATCAGACGTTTTAACAATAAAACTCTCAATTATATCGCTTTGATAAGTGTGTTTGGAGaagttaataatgtaaaaactgCATTTTGGGTGGCATTTTAAGACCGACGTTATATTAGTCTGTAGTTACAGAATCGAATCAACAGGTGGCGTCAATGTATTGTGTTTAAGAGTTTCGATTCAGTGAATCACTGTCTGAATTGAACAGTTTCGAATCAGCTCATCCGTATCTTAATCGATCTGTTTTTTAAGATTATATTTCTAACTAAATCATTAACAGCTAACTTGATCGATTAAgtctttacattttaaatcttCGAATCCTTAGCTGAATTGATCAGCTCTGAAGCAGTGAATCGACCCGTTTTGAATCAGTGAATCGTTAAATGATTGGATCAGTTTTGGATTAAGCGAGGCATTGTCTGAATCGTTTGGCTGAATCGGTTCAGGGAGTCATATAACCCAGCAGATACATGAGGAAATTCCGGAGCTACAACAACATGGAAAATACGTGACACTCATACAAACAACCCAGATATAATCACAACACAGCAGACCTTTAAACAACACAGATCTGAACAGAAACAGAAGTTTATACCCGGTAAGAATCATAATAACTTCACTACATTCATAACTAATGTAAATGAAACGGGTGATCAGTTTTTACACCCTAGAATTAACCTACAACTTTTCATTTCtattgtaattatttcatttagcaGGTAACTAAGTTCTTACAGTGACGGAAAagggtctatctgtctgtctgtctgtctatctgtctgtctatctatctgtctgtctatctgtctatctatctatctatctatctatctatctatctatctatctatcaatctatcagtctgtctgtctatctatctatctatctatctatctatctatctatctatctatctatctatctatctatctatctatctatctatctatctatctatctatctatctatctatctatctatctatctatctatctatctattgattTATTCATCTATCAAATTTAATCTAATCTATCAATTACAACTCCAGGGTCCCATGTACACCTAGAAgtgtggcatgttctccccatcttCACAGGAGTTTCCTACCTTTGCTTCTCCTTCTCTTTATAGACTCAAAtgagttcatttattcattcatctcgAGTAGCTGCTTCGTCCTAGCTCTGGTTTACCTAAAAACACaaggtgcaaggcaggaatacaccctggacagggcatctATCAAGCCTGAGGCGTCACACACCAATCTCCTCGTTAACAGTGACCAGTTAGgcagggattgaacccaggtcccagGGATTCATGTTACAccaactgtgccactgtgcccaCTTCTACAAAAGCATTAACATTTGAAGACTGCCCTGTGCTTTTTGTGTTGTCCCTATGAAGAATAGAAAGAGAAACAACACGGCAATGCCGCACAGGTAGTGAAATTGTCTGGTGCGCTAGCCCGTCACTGGCAGAGACATAGGCTCCAGTTTTAACAGTGCAACTGGCCTGGTTGGGCCCTCTGCAGACAGAATTGTGCCTGGGGGATGGAAAAAAGGACGAGGAGTCACTGTCTGGTGTGCAATGAAATATAGAGAGCATAGTGTGTTCTTTTGTATCTGttaaaagtcagtagcagtaggGATTTGGCTAAATTAGGAACCAGAAAGAAATAAGAGGAAACAATGCACAATAATACGTTTTTGACGTTTGTAGGTGTTACTTTAACATGTGGTTTTTCCATGAAGACAATCAGTAAATCCCACTCACCCCGGGTTTCCCCAGCTTGATTCAGTTCTAATCTACATGTTTTAAACAGTGAGTTGGAAGGAGACGGAGCAAAGTGAAGTGATGAACACCTCAGAGTTGGCGGTACAGCTGGAGGAATGTCTGCGCCTGGCGGGGTCAAACATCACTGATGAGAACAAGGAGACGTTCGATCATTCCAAGGGTAATCGTAGACATttttgcattcattcattcagtgtctgttttaccatcactttatcctggtaggggtcacagtgggtctgattcattgggcgaaatgcaggaaacacccggacaagtcgccagtccatcacagggcatggACAAATTGTGCTATAACTTTTGCACACAACACAATTTGTTGTATTTTCCATTTCTACTCAcgtacttattatttattaattaatttaaccaATCAATCACAATTTAGTGCAGCGGAGTGAGTGGAAACCAGCATATTCAGAGTAAATCCACTGggacatggggaaaacatacaaaactcctcaCATACGGTGACCAGAGTAGAGGATTTAACCCATCTCCTTAGGACAGATGTTGTTGTGCAGCACCTACACAACCTTTAATAGGCAAATTTGGCAAAATATGTGATAGATTCTTACATAATTAGGGACAAAGAGACATTCTAATTTGCCACAGGTAACGGGAAACTtgtgggcacttgggtggcgcagcaggctAACGTGCCagcacaccactgcagagtgttcgaatctcagctgagcagatccacacaaacacaaccggTCGTGGCTTTCCATATGTGATACATGGAATCCTGCTCACCTTGATCAGATCGGGGGTTGTGCAGGCAACATCGGATTCACAATTGGGAatcggaaatgactaaattgagagATAAAGGATATAGTAGTTATAGTATATAGTAGTATAGTAGTTATGTgacattgctcaagggcccaacagtgtttgAACCCCAAACCTTCAGATTAATACCCCaaggctctacccactagtGCAGGTCTCAAGTCCctataaataggagggttgcctcaggaagggcatccggaaGTTATAATTCATTCAAGTCTTATACAAAAGGATAAACACCTCAGATCAACGTCTATGTTTAGTTGTAATAAATTAAGCAAAACGATTTAATGTCATCATTACGGCACAGTGGCGCAGCTGGTGGAGCGGGTGCACATACTCATAGGCACTTGGGTTCAATTTGGGTTCAAGGTGTTTGGGACTCATATCCGAGTGGGTTTACAGGTTCTCGGGTGCAGaaggtgagtgaatgtgtgtgtattcctGAATCGTATGGTCCAGCTCCATGCCTGATTGACCGATATGACCTTTCTCTTGCAGGCGAGCTCCCGGCTGAGCTGAGCACGCTCCTGCAGGAGGCCGTGGAGATGAAGTGGCCGTTCGTGGAGGAGAAGTGGCAGTACAAGCGCTCTGTGACATCAGAGGACAAAGTGAACACCACACAGCTGATCGGCAAACATCTGCCCCAACTGCTGGTACTGATGAATGAACGGGATGCATCATGGGTGCATCTGGGTCCAGGGTTCTGCATAGCCACCTTGATTTAAAAGCATTAGGGCTGTGTCCACcactcacaagactttgaaatatgtccGTGGGATTtcgtgcccatttagtcagaagagcatttgtatggcatGGGCACTGacgttggtgttccggttcatcccagagctggttgagaggtcagggctctgtgctcgctcatgctggaacaggaaagggccttccctaaactgttgctgcacagttggaagcacataactgcctttttataattaatttattacacctgttagcagctcATGCAGAAACACGAATTAGAAGGAgggatgttgtagcctagcgattcaggtaccggactagtaatcagaaggtcgctggttcgagccccaccaatgccaggttgctgctgtt
The sequence above is drawn from the Trichomycterus rosablanca isolate fTriRos1 chromosome 14, fTriRos1.hap1, whole genome shotgun sequence genome and encodes:
- the cldnd1a gene encoding claudin domain-containing protein 1a isoform X2; its protein translation is MVENRSVTALVIAAVLSLLASVYLSAAVCTRYWYLYTSPEFDEKSTSDGLFLLNGTVGLWGVCVSVPADTTTQWYKEPDPQMVMECVSFTLSHQFTPKYKEPGNHNSGEDMIRTYLWRSQFLLPLLSLALVFLGGLVGFCACMCRSFSPTLGIGLLHLLAGVCSLACVCCFMAGMDLLHRVSVIPDQVDGSLGWSLYLALISSPLYMMAAALLMWAARNQGKSYEHIAAYRVA
- the cldnd1a gene encoding claudin domain-containing protein 1a isoform X1; the protein is MVENRSVTALVIAAVLSLLASVYLSAAVCTRYWYLYTSPAVRHEHNATELRALHEEFRNGEEFDEKSTSDGLFLLNGTVGLWGVCVSVPADTTTQWYKEPDPQMVMECVSFTLSHQFTPKYKEPGNHNSGEDMIRTYLWRSQFLLPLLSLALVFLGGLVGFCACMCRSFSPTLGIGLLHLLAGVCSLACVCCFMAGMDLLHRVSVIPDQVDGSLGWSLYLALISSPLYMMAAALLMWAARNQGKSYEHIAAYRVA